In Anthonomus grandis grandis chromosome 6, icAntGran1.3, whole genome shotgun sequence, one DNA window encodes the following:
- the LOC126737402 gene encoding general odorant-binding protein 72-like: MRLACLFLIVLAVRCGDAAMTEKQMKAAVRLIKNACVPKSKVTEEQIEAMQHGNFDLEKSAMCYVHCVLNYYKLQLPDNSFDWETGIKIIETQAPSSIASFAIDAMKACKDAVKTPGEKCKAAMEIARCIYEFNPEKYFLP; the protein is encoded by the exons ATGCGGTTGGCGTGCTTGTTTCTGATAGTTTTAGCGGTCCGTTGCGGGGATGCCGcg atgaCTGAGAAGCAAATGAAGGCCGCAGTACGACTAATTAAAAATGCCTGCGTACCAAAATCAAAAGTAACCGAag AACAAATCGAAGCTATGCAGCATGGGAATTTCGACCTAGAGAAAAGTGCTATG TGTTACGTGCATTGCGTTTTAAACTATTATAAACTG CAATTGCCCGACAATTCTTTTGATTGGGAAACGGGAATCAAGATTATCGAAACGCAAGCGCCATCTTCAATAGCGAGTTTTGCGATTGATGCAATGAAAGCTTGTAAAGACGCTg tcAAAACCCCCGGAGAAAAATGCAAAGCCGCGATGGAAATTGCCAGGTGTATATATGAGTTTAATCCAGAA aaatacTTCTTACCTTGA